In Nonlabens agnitus, the DNA window TTTAGTTGCCGTTCCTCCACGGTGCAGGTTGGATCTAAATTCTCCTTTTTGCGCCTGTCGTTTCATCGCGCCCACGACCTTATCTCCTACGACAAAGGCTCTTAGATCCGCACCGCCAGCTTCTTTAATAAATTCCTGAACAATCACTCTGGATTCCATGGTGTTGTAGGCTTCCATAATGGCTTCGGCACTTTCAAAATTTTCTGCGAGATTCACGCCTATTCCTTGGGTACCTTCCAGGACCTTGATGATACATGGCGGACCATCGACCATTTCAAGAATGGTAGACGTATGTTTTCCAAAGTTGGTGAATACCGTTTTAGGCATTCCAACACCAGAACTACTCAATCGCTGGAGACTTTGCAACTTATCACGGCTGCGCACCAATGATTGCGAGCTAACCGTAGTAAAACAATGCATGGCTTCAAACTGCCGCACGATAGCCGTGCCGTAAAATGTAATGCTGGCACCTATCCTAGGAATGATCGCATCTGGTTTTTCCAGACGGGTTCCTTTGTAATAAACGGTAGGCTTTTGTTTCTCTAGTTTTATATCACACTTGAGTGGATCTACCACTCTTACCAGGTGTCCGGCCTTAGTAGCCTCTTCCACCATGCGGGCAGTACTGTATATGTTTTTACTTCTTGAAAGTATATCAATCTTCATGATTCGTCTGTAAAAATGAAATATCCTGCAGCTCAGGATCTACTATAAATTTTTTGGATAAAAACTTGCGACCCAGCAGTACGGGAAACCTCATTTCTTCCCTATTGTTAAGCGTGAGCGATATTTTGAACAATCGGTTGAACAATCTGATGTTGGACTGCACTTCATAGCGCTGGTCCAGCATACCATTGCTACTGCGCACCGTAGTGATCTGGTAATCGTTAAACTCTATCTTTTGCCCGTGAAACTGTGGATGGGATTCATCCAGAAATATGGCACACAAAACGCCATCGTTCTCTTCAATGTCCTTGCAGTGAATGCTGGATGTGTAGGCACCAGTATCGATCTTGATATCGATATTTTCAAAGTTGAGTTTTGGAAAATCAGCCTTATCGGTGCGGCCTATGATAATTTTATTGCTTTTGATCGCCCTCGTTTTTAAAGGCGAAAGGTACAAAGGTTTCTTGGGTAAGATTGCCTATGTATTATTAAAAGGATGTGTTGGTATTTCGCTTTCGCGAAAGCGAACTCCATTAAAAACACGATCACTTTTATATGGCATCAATTACTCATTCATGAAATCGCGCACCTCTTTAAACCTATCATTCCATGGCCAAAACAGTTGGGACACCATGGGAATGTGGGATTTGTCCAGCCATTCTATGCTGGCGTCAGGTTGATGCTCTTTCAACTTTTCCAGAAATCGCTGGTTACTGGAGATGATGGAATTGTACGTGTTGCTGCCGGCGTAGATCTTGATTCTAGGCGTTTGCTCATTGATAAAATTGATGGGCGACACTTGTTTCCAGAACTCTGGATTGCTGGTCCAAGTCGTGAGATAGTCGTCATCTGCCGTTGGTGGATGGTTTGCAAGATAAGTTGCCATGTCAAGTCCTGCAGCATCATTGAGAATGATGCCCTGGATCGTGCCTGCCTCGATACCGTATTTGGGATTCATGGCGGCGAGCGCTACCAGATGACCACCTGCACTGTGACCCGTGAGGTAAATTTTTTCTGGATCGCCGCCGTACTTAGCAATATTATCGCGCACCCATTTGATACTTGTTGCAATTTGTGTGGTCATTTGATCCACATTGACTAGCGGACTTTTTGTATAATCTGGTAGGACCGTGATCATATCCTGTTTGGCAAAGTTTCTACCTACATAATTATACAAGCCTTTCCTACCGCTATTCCAGTTGCCACCATAGACAAAAATCAAGACAGGTTTGAGCGACTCTGTATCATTTTTACTGGAGAAAATATTGAGATGTGGATGGTCTTTCACACCGCTAATGCGGCTGCCGTAATCAATGTCTGTATGCTTTTTGATCGCACAGGAATTCATGCCCAAAAATAGAAAAGATAGCATGGGATAAATGATAAGGTAAACTGATTTTAATTTCATCGTCATCAATATGTCGATAATCTACGTATTTAATCGCTGAATGGTTTTGCCTAGTTTTACTTTTTTAAAATATTTTTAGGTTTTCCCTAGTTATGACGGCTTTAACGTAATGGTTGACGTTCGTCACTATTTTTACCATATGTCATTTTTAACCTCAACCTGGAGCTATCTTCCTTTTGCAAATTATAAAGTGCCACCGGCACTTTTAAAGCCCTATCTACCCAAAGGCACTCAACTGGACCTGCGAGGCGATCTGGCAGATATTAGCCTGGTAGGCCTGCGTTTTGAAAACACGCGCATCCTTAATTTACCTGTTCCATTTCACATCAACTTTAGCGAGATTAACTTAAGATTATATGTGAAACAAACGGGAACCAACAGGCGAGGCGTGGTTTTCATTAAAGAAATTGTGGACAAACCTTTGATCACGCTAGTGGCCAACAAACTCTACAATGAACGCTATGACACCATGCCGCTGGACTTCCAGCTTGAAGAGGATAAAGAGTTTCATCACGTGCATTATAAATGGAAGCCCAAAGATTGGCAGGAAATGACCGTTAATTACGAGCCAGCTGCTCTTTCTATTGAAGACGGCAGTAATGAGCAATTTATCCTGGAACGATACTTCGGTTATTCATCTTATGATCCACAGACCACCTATGAATATGAGGTGCGACACGCCAGCTGGAAGCATTACAAAGTCACTGACTATCAGATCAACGTCAATTTTGAACAGACCTATGGTAAAGAGTTTGCCTTGCTGGACACTCTGGAACCCGATAGCGTGATGATGGCGCACGGCTCCAGAATCTCAATTGAAAACAAGAGGAAGCTGTAAACCTAGTTCTCGAAACAGTTCGCTTTCGCGAAAGCGAAATAAAAAAGGGCACCAAATTGACTTGATACCCTTTACAAAAAATGATATTTCTAAACTTAAATATCGTACCTCACCTGAAGGTAAAAGTATCTAGGCAATACAAAGTTTTGATTGACACTGGTTGTAATCTGTCCAAAATTAGCGTTTACAATAGCCTCAGTATTCAATAGGTTCGTAGCAGCCACTTTGTATTCCCATTTAGAATCTGGCTTCTGGTAAAACAAACTAGCTTCTAGAAAGTCAAAGTTCTGATTCCCAGCATCTGCATCAAAAAGACTTAAGTTATAGTCTGCTTCCAATCTTAAAGATTTTCCTATTTGCCAGTCTGCATTGATATCAAATCGTTGTGTCGTGAATTGATTTTCTATAGTCCCGTTTTCTGTGTCTTGAAATGATATAGAATAACTCACATCAAAATTGACACCTTTATCAAAATTTGATCGTGTGCTTAAAGTATAACTATGTATTAAGTTATTAGATTCAAGAACTTCATCATTGATGATGTTATTTGAGGTCGAGTAAGTTATCGAACTAGATATACCTGTTCGTATTCTACCAAACTCTCTGCTAAATGTTCCACTACCACTTATATTCTCCTGGTCAAATATGGAGTTGATGGGCGCAGAAACTTGGTTGATACCATCTAAAGTAAGGTTGTTCTGGATGGCATCGCGCTGCTTAGTATAGCTTATTCTACCGAAGATGGTCGTATAATTAAACATATTGAAGTTGCGATAATTCAAACTTAAAACGTCATCGATAGCGCCTTCCAACTGATTGTTACCTCTATTCAAACGGTCAAAATTATTGAATACGAGTGCCTGTGCATAATTCTCCACATCTGAGAAACGTATGGTTTGTCGGTAATCAAGATTTAAGCTCTGTGAAGATTTGATATCGTATCTCACATTGAAATCAGGTAAAAAGGCTGTTGTTTGAATTTCGTTCACTATTCCATTTTGCTCATCCCTAGTTGTGATATCATGAATATGAAAACCAGGTGTTACTGTAAATTTTCCCTTGATGATCTTATAATGTAATCCAGCATATAGATCTGTATAGTTATAATCTACATTATTAACCGCTTCTTGTTGAGTTAGATTGTTTGTGGTACCATCTTCCAGGACTTGAAAGATATTTGAGTTGTAACTCTGGTCTGTCAATATTGTTCCCACCGTTAAGTTGATGTTACTGATCTTATTAAGTATGTACCAATAATCAAGTTTTGCATCCAACCTCTTTGTATCCACTAAATTTCCTTGATTGATATTATAGGGATCTTGTTGTGCTAGCCCTAATCTACCATCGAAAGGCTCTGGATCTTGAGTGTCACGTATATTACGTATAGCTTGGTAAAACGGGTCTTCTTCTTGATCAACATAACGACCTTCAAAAGAAAATATGCTGCGCTCACCGCCAGTATAATACATGTTTAGGTTTTGGTCGATAACAATAGGACGTTGTGAGTTCACTTGATCAATGTCCTCAACAATATTATTGATACTACCGTCTTCTTGTGGCTCTGCTCTTAATGATAACCTGTCCGATAATTGTTCTACATCAGTGATGTTTAACTGACCATTGTAATCTAGTGTGAAGTTAGCATTAGGCTTATAA includes these proteins:
- the rimK gene encoding 30S ribosomal protein S6--L-glutamate ligase, which codes for MKIDILSRSKNIYSTARMVEEATKAGHLVRVVDPLKCDIKLEKQKPTVYYKGTRLEKPDAIIPRIGASITFYGTAIVRQFEAMHCFTTVSSQSLVRSRDKLQSLQRLSSSGVGMPKTVFTNFGKHTSTILEMVDGPPCIIKVLEGTQGIGVNLAENFESAEAIMEAYNTMESRVIVQEFIKEAGGADLRAFVVGDKVVGAMKRQAQKGEFRSNLHRGGTATKIKLSKDEEYTAIAAAKSLGLGVCGVDLLQSSRGPLVLEVNSSPGLEGIEAATQHNIAKEIIKYIEKST
- a CDS encoding alpha/beta hydrolase, yielding MKLKSVYLIIYPMLSFLFLGMNSCAIKKHTDIDYGSRISGVKDHPHLNIFSSKNDTESLKPVLIFVYGGNWNSGRKGLYNYVGRNFAKQDMITVLPDYTKSPLVNVDQMTTQIATSIKWVRDNIAKYGGDPEKIYLTGHSAGGHLVALAAMNPKYGIEAGTIQGIILNDAAGLDMATYLANHPPTADDDYLTTWTSNPEFWKQVSPINFINEQTPRIKIYAGSNTYNSIISSNQRFLEKLKEHQPDASIEWLDKSHIPMVSQLFWPWNDRFKEVRDFMNE
- a CDS encoding carboxypeptidase regulatory-like domain-containing protein; translated protein: MNKIILLIVSLFLTAIVAHAQSVKITGTVVDSLGTPVPMANIIAYGSNNTMGAFGITNTEGRYQLLNLKKDSTYVLKVSFLGLKPIEETVSKIQADMVKNFIMLDGADQLDAINLVYEMPVTIKGDTIVYNSDSFTNGTEQKLEDVLKKLPGMEVNEDGDVQVEGNTVEKVFINGKEFFEGDTRLATKNIPADAISKVEVLKNFNNVGQLKGIGNDQDRVAINIRLKEGKEKFWFGEITAAGGYGNDEARYQVQPKAFYYSPDLSINVLTDFNNLGIPAFSFRDFSRFTGRSFSNTRNTGSNIDTDTGGQGISLFRANQAVNIESKFAALNTSLKASETLDLNGYVILSSTDTEDRADSRREFISSGLVDESETFSTQRNQQALFKLGADYKPNANFTLDYNGQLNITDVEQLSDRLSLRAEPQEDGSINNIVEDIDQVNSQRPIVIDQNLNMYYTGGERSIFSFEGRYVDQEEDPFYQAIRNIRDTQDPEPFDGRLGLAQQDPYNINQGNLVDTKRLDAKLDYWYILNKISNINLTVGTILTDQSYNSNIFQVLEDGTTNNLTQQEAVNNVDYNYTDLYAGLHYKIIKGKFTVTPGFHIHDITTRDEQNGIVNEIQTTAFLPDFNVRYDIKSSQSLNLDYRQTIRFSDVENYAQALVFNNFDRLNRGNNQLEGAIDDVLSLNYRNFNMFNYTTIFGRISYTKQRDAIQNNLTLDGINQVSAPINSIFDQENISGSGTFSREFGRIRTGISSSITYSTSNNIINDEVLESNNLIHSYTLSTRSNFDKGVNFDVSYSISFQDTENGTIENQFTTQRFDINADWQIGKSLRLEADYNLSLFDADAGNQNFDFLEASLFYQKPDSKWEYKVAATNLLNTEAIVNANFGQITTSVNQNFVLPRYFYLQVRYDI
- a CDS encoding ATP-dependent zinc protease family protein; translation: MYLSPLKTRAIKSNKIIIGRTDKADFPKLNFENIDIKIDTGAYTSSIHCKDIEENDGVLCAIFLDESHPQFHGQKIEFNDYQITTVRSSNGMLDQRYEVQSNIRLFNRLFKISLTLNNREEMRFPVLLGRKFLSKKFIVDPELQDISFLQTNHED
- a CDS encoding YqjF family protein, with amino-acid sequence MSFLTSTWSYLPFANYKVPPALLKPYLPKGTQLDLRGDLADISLVGLRFENTRILNLPVPFHINFSEINLRLYVKQTGTNRRGVVFIKEIVDKPLITLVANKLYNERYDTMPLDFQLEEDKEFHHVHYKWKPKDWQEMTVNYEPAALSIEDGSNEQFILERYFGYSSYDPQTTYEYEVRHASWKHYKVTDYQINVNFEQTYGKEFALLDTLEPDSVMMAHGSRISIENKRKL